One window of Candidatus Nitrospira kreftii genomic DNA carries:
- a CDS encoding ABC transport system, permease component has protein sequence MNLRRIAAVAKKEWKETIRDRLFLLMAFLLPGLWMVVFGYGLVLDVEHVPFAVLDRDQSSLSRDYLYRFMESRYFDYRGSVHDERDIDRLLGDTAIRMAIIVPDRFEERLLAGRPITVQTLLDGTFPLHADTLKGYVIAVNRAFTQELLTDFLARTRGLDPDEAHRFADPVSLETRYLYNQEVRSTWSMVPALIMFALMVASPLLTALGVVREKETGSIYNIYSATVSKAEFLIGKLVPYFVISMINVAVLWLLAVWLFRVPFKGSFIVFSLASLLFVLCTTGIGLVISLLVRTQMAALIITIIIAMVPTILFSGLLVPVSSLSAGAQVQAHLFPAMYYTDVVRGSFLKGLELKAMWTDLLALGGFAVALRLVAYGLFTKRPKA, from the coding sequence GTGAATCTGAGGCGAATCGCGGCCGTGGCGAAGAAGGAATGGAAGGAGACAATCCGCGACCGATTGTTCTTGCTGATGGCGTTTTTACTACCGGGACTCTGGATGGTGGTGTTCGGGTATGGGCTGGTACTGGATGTTGAGCACGTCCCATTTGCAGTGTTAGATCGAGACCAGTCGTCGCTGAGCCGAGACTACCTCTATCGGTTCATGGAATCCCGCTATTTCGACTACCGCGGATCCGTCCACGATGAACGGGACATCGATCGGTTGTTGGGTGACACGGCGATTCGCATGGCGATCATCGTGCCGGATCGGTTTGAAGAACGGCTCTTGGCAGGAAGGCCCATTACTGTCCAAACTCTGCTGGACGGCACGTTCCCGTTACACGCCGATACCTTGAAGGGCTATGTGATTGCGGTCAACCGTGCGTTCACGCAAGAACTGCTCACCGATTTCCTGGCGCGCACAAGGGGCCTTGACCCGGATGAGGCGCACCGATTCGCGGACCCCGTGTCTCTCGAAACGAGGTACCTGTACAACCAAGAAGTTCGGAGTACGTGGTCAATGGTGCCAGCCCTGATCATGTTCGCGTTGATGGTGGCGTCGCCGTTGCTCACCGCCTTAGGAGTCGTTCGAGAGAAAGAAACCGGGTCGATCTACAACATCTATAGCGCGACGGTCAGCAAGGCGGAATTCTTGATCGGTAAGCTCGTTCCCTATTTCGTCATCTCGATGATCAACGTCGCAGTGCTTTGGTTGCTCGCCGTCTGGCTCTTTCGGGTGCCGTTCAAGGGAAGTTTCATAGTTTTTTCCTTGGCCTCGTTGCTCTTTGTTCTCTGCACCACCGGCATCGGGCTCGTCATTTCACTGTTGGTGCGGACGCAAATGGCGGCGCTCATCATCACCATCATCATTGCGATGGTTCCCACCATTCTGTTTTCCGGCCTCCTGGTGCCGGTGTCCTCGTTGAGCGCCGGTGCTCAAGTGCAGGCTCATTTGTTCCCCGCCATGTACTACACCGACGTGGTGCGAGGAAGTTTTCTCAAAGGGCTGGAACTGAAAGCCATGTGGACGGATCTGCTCGCGCTCGGGGGCTTCGCTGTGGCGTTGCGGCTGGTTGCCTACGGCCTCTTCACAAAACGACCGAAGGCGTGA
- a CDS encoding Secretion protein HlyD, which yields MSIGRKQLGLLALAILVAISGYLALDRWVLHGGLPDGLVQVNGRIEGDHVTIAGKYPGRIQELLVREGDQVTKGQVLIKLDDAQTTARVEQARRAFEAVEAEVQAAHANLAVLKLDVPLAIEAARAEVIEYKAKIAKAIAVEKEARSDAQRFRELAEKDQATRQQWEQAEMRWDVAQREIAIARAGLDQAQKGSAQAELGWKRLSAKEAEVTALDRRRDQAYAGLEEIQSMLTDLTILAPSDGTITTRMVDVGEVVSTGVPLLELVNLDRLYLKVYVPEVQVGKVRLDLPAKIYTDAFPDRPFDATVRYIASKAEFTPKEVQTPDERVKLIYPVKLYLNENPDHRLTPGLPADAIIRWKEDVAWVKPQT from the coding sequence ATGAGCATAGGCCGGAAACAACTGGGTCTGCTCGCGCTGGCGATCCTTGTGGCAATCAGCGGGTATCTCGCGCTTGACCGATGGGTCTTACACGGAGGATTACCGGACGGCTTGGTCCAAGTGAATGGTCGGATCGAGGGTGATCATGTGACCATTGCAGGCAAATACCCTGGGCGGATCCAGGAGTTGCTGGTGCGTGAAGGAGACCAGGTCACGAAGGGACAAGTCCTCATTAAACTGGATGACGCGCAAACAACCGCGCGAGTCGAGCAGGCACGCCGCGCGTTCGAAGCCGTAGAGGCGGAGGTGCAGGCCGCTCATGCAAACCTGGCAGTGCTGAAGCTGGATGTTCCGCTGGCGATTGAAGCAGCTAGGGCGGAGGTCATCGAGTACAAGGCGAAGATCGCCAAAGCGATTGCTGTGGAGAAGGAAGCGAGAAGCGACGCGCAGCGGTTTCGCGAATTGGCCGAGAAGGATCAGGCGACGAGACAGCAGTGGGAACAGGCTGAGATGAGATGGGATGTGGCCCAGAGAGAGATTGCAATCGCCCGTGCTGGATTGGATCAAGCACAAAAAGGATCGGCGCAAGCCGAGCTGGGATGGAAACGTCTCAGCGCCAAGGAGGCGGAGGTCACGGCCTTGGACCGTCGCAGGGACCAAGCTTATGCGGGTCTTGAGGAGATCCAGAGCATGTTGACCGACCTCACCATTCTCGCCCCATCCGACGGGACGATCACGACGCGCATGGTCGATGTCGGAGAAGTCGTTTCAACCGGTGTTCCTCTTCTGGAATTAGTGAATCTCGATCGATTGTATCTCAAGGTGTATGTACCCGAGGTGCAGGTCGGAAAAGTAAGGCTTGACCTTCCGGCGAAAATTTATACGGATGCGTTTCCCGACCGCCCGTTTGACGCGACGGTTCGATATATCGCGTCGAAAGCCGAGTTCACCCCGAAAGAGGTCCAAACACCGGATGAGCGAGTGAAATTGATTTACCCGGTCAAACTGTATCTCAATGAGAACCCGGACCATCGTCTGACACCGGGACTTCCAGCTGATGCGATCATTCGCTGGAAAGAGGATGTGGCGTGGGTGAAACCACAGACGTGA
- a CDS encoding hypothetical protein (conserved protein of unknown function) has product MRLFISIQGRHPLRRLVRYALLTTVLSGMTAGIVPPEESKASPSELKLSLRDAIQAAIDNNVNVRLLKERIAAAQAQANTSFGALLPNVSGYVSGRNQTVNLGAFGLPPDRLAGLGLRRSVTDPFEVYDARATLVQNIFSLNLIQRWRAAKSGVDVANLEAEVTKRDVMATVGLLYIEALRADEAVKARQADIDLAEQLVKLAKDRKTAGVATGLDVTREEVHLANDRQRLLVAQNDQESARLNLIRALGIDFEVRVILTDELKLVPEKAQPTEQVLTIARQQRLELRAQESRQKLAALSLSSVTSERIPSLSLAGDYGWIGLKPEDALATRSIGLLFSIPIFDGGQRESRISETRSRVRQESIRMKDVSDQVNLEVRSALLTLESSQQQVAVAQKGIDLAGKELTFARDRFTAGLTTNIEVTNAQTSMARARDNLIEALFRFNASRINLARAKGEIEQLF; this is encoded by the coding sequence ATGCGGCTTTTCATAAGCATACAAGGACGCCATCCACTTAGAAGACTCGTCCGTTATGCCCTCCTCACCACGGTCTTGTCCGGGATGACCGCCGGAATTGTCCCTCCGGAAGAGTCCAAGGCGAGCCCTTCTGAACTGAAACTGAGCCTGCGAGATGCCATTCAAGCTGCCATCGACAACAACGTCAATGTCAGGCTTCTGAAAGAACGGATAGCCGCCGCGCAAGCGCAGGCCAATACGAGCTTCGGCGCCCTCTTACCCAACGTGTCCGGCTATGTCAGTGGACGGAACCAGACTGTCAATCTCGGTGCTTTCGGTCTCCCACCTGATCGGCTTGCCGGTTTGGGCCTCAGGCGCAGCGTAACGGACCCGTTCGAAGTGTATGACGCGCGGGCGACGCTGGTGCAGAACATTTTCAGTCTCAACCTTATTCAACGGTGGCGCGCGGCGAAGAGCGGGGTGGACGTTGCCAATTTGGAGGCGGAAGTCACCAAACGCGACGTGATGGCAACGGTCGGATTGCTGTACATCGAAGCATTACGGGCGGACGAGGCAGTCAAGGCGAGACAGGCCGATATCGATCTGGCCGAGCAATTGGTCAAACTGGCCAAAGACCGTAAGACGGCGGGCGTCGCGACGGGACTCGATGTGACCAGAGAAGAGGTCCACCTGGCGAACGATCGACAACGCCTGCTGGTCGCGCAGAACGACCAAGAGAGCGCGAGACTCAACCTGATCCGTGCTCTCGGGATTGATTTCGAGGTGCGTGTGATCCTTACCGACGAACTCAAGCTCGTGCCGGAAAAGGCGCAGCCGACTGAGCAGGTCCTCACGATTGCGCGCCAACAGCGGTTGGAGCTGAGAGCGCAAGAGAGCCGGCAAAAACTGGCGGCGCTGAGTTTGAGCTCTGTGACCAGCGAACGAATCCCGTCTCTCTCGCTTGCCGGCGATTATGGCTGGATCGGGCTGAAGCCGGAAGATGCGTTGGCCACACGCTCGATCGGGCTGCTCTTCTCCATTCCGATCTTCGACGGCGGCCAGCGGGAAAGCCGCATATCAGAGACCCGCAGTCGGGTGCGTCAAGAATCGATTCGCATGAAGGATGTATCCGATCAAGTCAACCTAGAAGTCCGGAGCGCGCTCCTGACGCTGGAGTCGTCTCAACAGCAAGTCGCGGTGGCGCAGAAGGGAATCGACCTGGCAGGCAAGGAATTGACTTTTGCGCGTGATCGCTTCACAGCCGGGCTGACGACCAACATTGAAGTGACCAATGCGCAGACTTCCATGGCGCGTGCACGCGACAATCTGATTGAAGCGCTGTTCCGCTTCAACGCCTCACGGATCAATCTGGCCAGGGCGAAGGGCGAGATCGAACAACTGTTCTGA
- a CDS encoding hypothetical protein (conserved membrane protein of unknown function): MSVMFVVMACLSVSSLAWAEESSEQAKWRERVVLGAGQETQGDYFGFGPHVEISGTVHGDVYAAGGEVLVDGVVDGDLIVAAGVVRVSGEVTQDVRIAGGTVTLSGTIHRNATIASGEVHLTESSHLKGNAVIGAGNLLLGGSTDGDVRIGAGNVTLSKTIGGNLDVAAAAIRLTSKASVGKNVRYWSDDESSIDEGATVLGTITRHPVPEVFKGKEVRRGVAGVKLVAGMVSFASTLLLGLLLLRIYPVFTANAVTTIQERPWITLGVGGAVLAGTPPLAFLCMATVLGAPIGLMLVVMYVVTLYLGRVFVMLWLGQRLLRRVSGSSSVARAFVTGLVAYFMLSLVPFVGELLTLVTIVTGLGAILITKKELVVRMREQQLV, translated from the coding sequence ATGAGCGTCATGTTTGTGGTGATGGCTTGTCTGTCAGTGTCCTCCCTCGCCTGGGCAGAGGAATCGTCGGAGCAAGCCAAGTGGCGTGAACGAGTGGTGCTGGGTGCGGGACAGGAAACTCAGGGTGATTACTTTGGCTTTGGCCCGCACGTTGAGATTTCAGGCACCGTGCATGGCGACGTCTATGCGGCAGGCGGTGAGGTGTTGGTGGACGGAGTCGTGGATGGAGATTTGATTGTGGCCGCTGGTGTGGTACGGGTCTCGGGTGAGGTTACACAGGACGTGAGGATAGCTGGAGGAACTGTGACGCTCAGCGGCACGATCCACAGGAACGCGACAATCGCCAGTGGAGAGGTTCATCTGACTGAATCCTCGCATCTCAAAGGTAATGCCGTGATAGGCGCTGGTAATCTGTTGCTTGGAGGATCGACAGACGGAGATGTTCGGATCGGTGCAGGGAACGTCACGCTATCGAAGACGATCGGCGGCAATCTCGATGTTGCGGCGGCAGCGATACGTCTCACCTCCAAAGCGTCGGTCGGAAAGAACGTCAGATATTGGAGCGATGACGAATCTTCGATCGATGAAGGAGCTACCGTGCTCGGCACGATCACCAGGCATCCCGTCCCGGAGGTCTTCAAGGGTAAGGAGGTGCGACGGGGTGTTGCGGGTGTAAAACTCGTGGCAGGAATGGTCAGCTTCGCCTCAACCTTGTTACTCGGCCTGCTGCTCCTACGCATCTACCCAGTCTTTACGGCGAACGCTGTGACCACGATTCAGGAACGACCATGGATCACGCTGGGGGTTGGGGGAGCTGTGCTGGCGGGAACACCGCCTCTAGCCTTCTTGTGTATGGCAACGGTGCTGGGTGCTCCAATAGGGCTCATGCTGGTCGTGATGTATGTCGTGACGCTGTACCTGGGACGGGTATTCGTCATGCTGTGGCTCGGGCAAAGACTCCTGAGACGGGTGTCGGGCTCCTCTTCAGTTGCACGAGCTTTCGTCACCGGGCTTGTCGCTTATTTCATGCTCTCTCTCGTGCCGTTCGTCGGAGAGTTGCTCACGTTGGTGACGATTGTGACAGGACTCGGGGCCATTCTGATTACGAAAAAGGAGCTGGTAGTGAGGATGCGAGAGCAGCAGCTCGTCTAG
- a CDS encoding DNA-binding response regulator, protein MMEKPRVLMADDHSILLAGVHKLLEDRYNVVGTVEDGRALLEAAERLKPDLILLDISMPLLNGFEAARQLKRSLPEIKLLFLTMHASSQYATEAFKAGGNGYLLKQSAVSELPQAIEAVLQGKYYLTPSIAKPVIEQALKADEKPAVKGSFAELTSRQREVLQLIGEGKGTKEIAELLGLSVKTIEFHKNCLMKELDIHTTAELVRHAIVQGLATEQP, encoded by the coding sequence ATGATGGAAAAGCCTCGGGTGCTGATGGCCGATGATCATTCCATCCTACTGGCTGGCGTGCATAAACTGCTTGAAGACCGATATAACGTGGTGGGAACGGTCGAGGATGGTCGGGCCTTGCTCGAGGCGGCGGAGCGGTTAAAGCCTGACCTGATTTTATTGGACATATCCATGCCGCTCTTAAATGGATTTGAGGCAGCTCGACAACTCAAGAGATCGCTGCCTGAGATTAAGCTTCTCTTTCTCACGATGCATGCGAGTTCACAGTATGCCACTGAAGCATTCAAAGCTGGAGGCAACGGATATTTGTTGAAGCAATCGGCCGTCTCTGAACTGCCTCAGGCGATCGAGGCTGTCTTGCAGGGGAAATATTATCTTACCCCTTCCATCGCCAAGCCGGTGATAGAGCAAGCCTTGAAGGCTGATGAAAAGCCGGCAGTAAAAGGATCCTTTGCAGAATTGACATCTCGGCAGCGCGAAGTGCTGCAATTAATCGGGGAAGGCAAAGGCACAAAGGAAATCGCCGAGTTGCTTGGGTTATCTGTGAAAACTATCGAGTTCCACAAGAATTGCCTCATGAAGGAGTTGGATATCCATACCACAGCAGAGTTGGTACGCCACGCCATCGTGCAAGGGCTTGCTACCGAGCAGCCGTGA
- a CDS encoding putative Outer membrane efflux protein produces MIRLLLSLAVLLIPVTTLAEPVIDSRAAQAQATRTEPLTIDEVLARIELTHPLLQATGVERMQARAKILKALGAWEPTFKNNTEVDRYQNWNFLSVIHEHTVGYNDSKLTVGHPWGFEVHGGIRNGFGDRLFHNFSGVIPDVNLFYEQQQMIFGGKFKLLRGFMINDEYAELQKAELAGPQAEIAVAQKRQDLYLAGAVQYWDWQVAVKQAEIVKRALAVAEDRLVQVEGLAKGGKVAPLDVIEVNQEVQNRREAAIAAQRKVEYEQYNLALFLWEHGEPVTPRPEWAPEFQGETPLPTKEEVAGYKVEAKEDRPEVRNYYIEAKMNNIDLKLAKNYLLPKFNFEGGRMTTPGDWAVGVGYRMATQFAMPLFQREGRGKVLTAEAEQQQLVLSQLYAEQQVSVDVDNWLSAIVRARDRVKAASEALRLAKTLEEGERKKYNLGASTVLFVNLRERNVVESAYQLYRAQADYAIARGGMLWARGVLSKPWPTESLAKYGNPMTAAGRSGQPVPGRD; encoded by the coding sequence ATGATTCGTCTCCTATTGTCTTTAGCTGTCCTTCTAATACCGGTGACCACGTTGGCGGAACCGGTGATCGACTCGCGTGCAGCACAGGCTCAGGCGACGCGCACCGAACCCCTGACCATCGATGAAGTCCTGGCCAGAATCGAGTTGACGCATCCATTGCTTCAGGCGACCGGGGTGGAGCGGATGCAGGCCCGGGCGAAAATTCTCAAGGCGCTCGGGGCCTGGGAACCGACGTTCAAGAACAATACCGAAGTCGATCGGTATCAGAATTGGAATTTTCTGTCCGTAATCCATGAGCACACGGTGGGCTATAACGACAGCAAGCTCACAGTCGGGCATCCCTGGGGCTTCGAGGTCCATGGCGGGATCCGCAACGGCTTTGGGGATCGCCTCTTTCACAATTTTTCGGGCGTCATCCCTGATGTCAACCTCTTCTATGAACAGCAGCAAATGATCTTCGGCGGAAAGTTCAAGCTGCTGCGCGGCTTTATGATCAACGACGAGTACGCGGAGCTCCAGAAGGCCGAACTCGCAGGGCCGCAGGCGGAGATCGCGGTGGCGCAGAAACGGCAAGATCTCTATCTGGCCGGGGCGGTGCAGTACTGGGATTGGCAGGTTGCCGTCAAGCAGGCTGAAATTGTGAAGCGAGCCTTGGCCGTGGCCGAAGACCGGTTGGTTCAGGTCGAAGGGTTGGCGAAGGGCGGGAAGGTCGCGCCGCTCGATGTGATCGAGGTGAACCAAGAGGTGCAGAATCGGCGCGAGGCGGCGATCGCCGCGCAACGGAAGGTGGAGTATGAGCAGTACAATCTGGCCCTCTTTCTCTGGGAGCACGGTGAGCCGGTGACGCCGCGACCGGAATGGGCGCCGGAATTCCAGGGCGAAACACCGCTCCCGACCAAAGAGGAGGTTGCGGGCTACAAGGTAGAGGCGAAGGAAGACCGGCCGGAAGTGCGCAACTACTACATCGAAGCCAAGATGAACAACATTGATCTGAAACTGGCTAAGAACTACCTGCTCCCGAAGTTTAATTTTGAAGGGGGACGGATGACAACCCCCGGAGACTGGGCTGTGGGCGTGGGGTATCGGATGGCCACGCAGTTTGCGATGCCGCTGTTCCAGCGGGAAGGGCGGGGGAAGGTCCTGACGGCGGAGGCGGAGCAGCAACAATTGGTCTTGAGTCAGCTGTATGCCGAGCAACAGGTCAGTGTTGATGTGGACAACTGGCTCTCGGCGATCGTGCGGGCCCGGGACCGGGTGAAAGCCGCGTCGGAAGCGCTGCGATTGGCCAAGACGTTGGAGGAAGGCGAACGCAAGAAATATAACCTGGGGGCGAGCACTGTCCTCTTTGTGAATCTTCGCGAGCGCAATGTGGTGGAGTCGGCGTACCAGCTGTATCGGGCGCAGGCCGACTACGCCATCGCCCGTGGGGGCATGCTGTGGGCCAGGGGCGTGCTGTCGAAGCCCTGGCCGACGGAGTCCTTGGCGAAGTACGGGAATCCGATGACGGCGGCTGGTCGCTCCGGTCAGCCAGTTCCGGGACGTGACTAA
- a CDS encoding ABC transport system, permease component produces the protein MTRKELLQLGRDVPLLLFLLYSFSLSVYISGAGIAMQLNNASLLVHDGDHSESSRELIHRFHEPYFRFDGEVGDPKEGVMRLDQGTAMVLLDIPPRFHELIKGQEPVAVQLQVDTTNAPQGLSAASYAARIVGEYSSDLALSRLGAVSGEDMRMPVVNSAHRVWFNQDQDETWFQSISHILRMITLFGFLLPAAALVREKEHGTVEQLLVSPVTPLQIMLSKVLAMTLVILAATALAMVTVLKPVFGVPIKGSAPLFFLVTMLYSFTIAGLGLFAATITKNQAQVGMLALLVISPMLLLSGITTPFEAMPPWVQSLMALSPLRYYIDVTYGVLLKGVGLELLWDSILAMALMGGSLFGLGMWRFRRQFQ, from the coding sequence ATGACGAGGAAGGAGTTGCTGCAGTTGGGGCGCGATGTTCCGTTGCTTCTGTTCCTGCTGTATTCGTTTTCACTCTCCGTGTACATCAGCGGCGCGGGGATCGCGATGCAATTGAACAACGCCAGCCTGCTGGTTCATGACGGCGATCACAGCGAATCCTCGCGCGAGCTCATCCACCGATTCCACGAGCCGTATTTTCGGTTCGACGGAGAAGTGGGCGATCCAAAAGAAGGAGTGATGCGTCTCGACCAAGGAACCGCCATGGTCTTGCTGGACATCCCTCCGCGATTTCATGAGTTGATCAAGGGACAGGAACCGGTTGCAGTCCAATTGCAGGTCGATACGACCAATGCGCCACAAGGACTGTCGGCGGCTTCCTATGCGGCCCGTATCGTCGGGGAGTATTCATCTGACCTCGCCCTGTCTCGACTCGGTGCCGTCTCGGGCGAGGACATGCGAATGCCGGTGGTCAACAGCGCCCATCGAGTTTGGTTCAACCAGGATCAGGACGAAACATGGTTCCAGTCCATCTCCCATATCCTGCGCATGATCACGCTATTCGGCTTTCTACTGCCAGCGGCGGCGTTGGTGCGTGAAAAAGAGCATGGAACCGTGGAGCAGTTGCTCGTCTCCCCCGTCACGCCGTTGCAGATCATGCTGTCGAAGGTGCTGGCCATGACGTTGGTGATTCTGGCCGCCACGGCGCTAGCGATGGTGACCGTGCTGAAGCCGGTCTTCGGCGTCCCGATCAAGGGCAGCGCACCGCTGTTCTTCCTGGTCACCATGCTGTACAGCTTCACGATCGCTGGGCTCGGCCTGTTCGCCGCCACCATCACGAAAAATCAGGCGCAGGTCGGGATGCTCGCCTTGCTGGTGATTTCGCCGATGTTGTTGCTGTCTGGCATTACCACACCGTTTGAAGCCATGCCTCCGTGGGTCCAGTCCCTCATGGCGCTGTCCCCACTCCGGTACTATATCGATGTGACCTATGGCGTGTTGCTCAAGGGAGTCGGACTCGAGTTGCTGTGGGACTCCATTTTGGCGATGGCCCTAATGGGTGGAAGCCTGTTCGGTCTGGGCATGTGGCGGTTCCGGAGGCAATTCCAGTGA
- a CDS encoding ABC transporter, whose product MRPALPQYPAPGIQHFDAIVRVSNFVKRYKNEVAVDGVDLEIRKGEIYGLIGPDGSGKSSLMKAIAGVLTYDGGAVDVFGTRIDSERAAERIKPKIGFLPQGLGQNLYPELSIEENIDFFAQLRLVPDKDLAERKARLLAMTRLERFRDRPMKNISGGMKQKLGLICTLIHEPELAILDEPTTGVDPVSRRDFWSILAELLEEKGMTALISTAYMDEAERFHRLSVLSGGKVLASGVPAEMRALVPGSIVTCEAHPQLTAIARLKRRFRQVESLGSLLRVFIDTTDEPEARSQIETALGDLIPSSFRVEDPGLEDVFVALLLRKSESKDVSDVITDSAVVHDRDGLAIHAEGLVRDFGSFRAVDHVSFRVKQGEVFGLLGANGAGKTTVIKMLNGILSPTGGAGLVAGADMRTATGSIKERIGYVSQAFSLYLDLTVEENIRLFAGIYGLNKRSMSQRFQWIVTMAGLSGYESSLTHSLPMGVRQRLALGCALVHSPRVLFLDEPTSGVDPIGRRHFWEILTRLAREGGVAILITTHYMSEAEHCDNLALMYAGRIVAEGSPEAMKRQVKEVAGRLVEVVVDQPRKALMQLLQAGFHGTALFGTKLHVFCRDPLRDKARACAGLERNGVRVISVNERPLSLEDVFVYRVMALEQAERPAKQEADA is encoded by the coding sequence ATGCGGCCAGCCCTACCACAGTACCCAGCACCCGGCATTCAGCACTTTGATGCCATTGTCCGGGTATCCAATTTTGTGAAGCGCTACAAGAATGAAGTGGCGGTTGATGGAGTCGATCTTGAGATTAGGAAAGGCGAAATTTACGGCCTGATCGGTCCTGATGGCTCAGGCAAGAGCAGCTTGATGAAGGCGATCGCCGGTGTGTTGACCTATGACGGCGGTGCTGTCGACGTATTCGGGACCAGGATCGACTCCGAGCGCGCCGCCGAACGAATCAAGCCGAAAATCGGCTTTCTGCCGCAGGGCCTTGGGCAGAATCTTTATCCCGAACTGTCCATCGAAGAGAACATCGACTTCTTCGCACAGCTTCGACTGGTTCCGGACAAGGACTTGGCTGAGCGCAAGGCCCGGCTGTTGGCCATGACCAGGCTGGAACGATTCCGCGACCGTCCGATGAAGAATATCTCGGGGGGAATGAAGCAGAAGCTCGGGCTGATCTGCACGCTCATCCATGAACCGGAATTGGCCATTCTTGACGAGCCGACGACCGGTGTCGATCCCGTCTCGCGGCGTGACTTTTGGTCGATCCTAGCTGAACTGCTCGAAGAAAAGGGCATGACCGCCTTGATCTCTACAGCCTATATGGACGAGGCCGAACGGTTTCATCGGCTGTCCGTTCTCTCAGGCGGCAAGGTTTTGGCTTCGGGAGTGCCGGCGGAGATGCGGGCATTGGTTCCCGGCTCGATTGTGACGTGTGAAGCGCATCCTCAGTTGACGGCGATCGCCAGGTTGAAGAGACGTTTCCGGCAGGTCGAATCGTTGGGTTCGCTTCTGCGCGTCTTCATCGATACCACCGATGAGCCGGAGGCTCGATCACAAATCGAAACCGCCTTGGGCGACCTTATTCCATCGTCATTTCGGGTGGAAGACCCAGGGTTAGAAGATGTGTTTGTGGCGCTGCTTCTTCGAAAGAGCGAGTCCAAGGATGTGTCCGATGTCATCACGGACTCGGCAGTAGTCCATGACCGTGATGGGTTGGCGATTCATGCCGAGGGTCTCGTTCGAGATTTTGGATCATTCCGCGCGGTGGATCATGTCAGTTTTCGGGTGAAGCAAGGGGAAGTCTTTGGCCTATTGGGCGCAAACGGCGCGGGCAAAACAACGGTCATCAAGATGTTGAACGGCATCCTGTCGCCGACCGGAGGCGCCGGACTTGTGGCGGGCGCAGATATGCGGACGGCCACCGGTTCGATCAAGGAGCGAATTGGGTATGTGTCCCAGGCCTTTTCACTCTACTTGGATTTGACCGTGGAGGAAAACATACGGCTCTTCGCGGGGATATATGGACTCAACAAGCGCTCGATGAGCCAGCGATTTCAATGGATCGTCACCATGGCCGGCCTTTCCGGTTACGAGTCGAGTCTGACCCATAGTTTGCCGATGGGCGTCCGCCAAAGACTGGCCCTCGGCTGCGCCTTGGTTCATAGCCCTCGCGTGTTGTTTCTCGACGAACCCACCTCCGGAGTCGATCCAATCGGTCGCCGCCATTTTTGGGAGATCCTGACCAGGCTCGCGCGTGAGGGAGGCGTCGCCATTCTGATCACCACCCACTACATGAGCGAGGCCGAACATTGCGACAACCTCGCCCTCATGTATGCGGGCAGGATCGTCGCGGAAGGGTCTCCGGAAGCCATGAAGCGTCAAGTCAAGGAGGTCGCGGGCCGGCTTGTTGAAGTCGTGGTCGACCAACCGAGGAAGGCGTTGATGCAACTTCTGCAGGCGGGCTTTCACGGGACGGCGCTCTTCGGGACCAAACTTCATGTCTTTTGTCGTGACCCTCTCCGAGACAAGGCCCGCGCATGCGCAGGCCTGGAAAGGAATGGGGTACGGGTGATATCGGTCAACGAGCGGCCTCTCAGTTTGGAAGACGTGTTTGTCTACCGAGTCATGGCGTTGGAACAGGCTGAACGGCCGGCCAAGCAAGAGGCAGACGCGTGA